In the genome of Macrobrachium rosenbergii isolate ZJJX-2024 chromosome 44, ASM4041242v1, whole genome shotgun sequence, the window tgcctcgctgtcgaacttctcagttccagaggtcctttattcctcacactattggactgtggaacagcctcccagaggatgttttgcaactggaacttctgaacttcaagcgaaaatgcaattcattactaccctaacactattctccttgcattttaaaccatttttatctctttattttttttctttttattcctaatgaacaccatattctttggaagcttgaatttcaagtcaatggcccccgtgggcttattccacatgaataggtttcatctactgaataataataataataataataataataataataataataataataataataataataataataataataataataataataatctttctctaTGTCAATTTCAGCAACTTCACTAACATTAAAACAATGATAACGagttttcaatataaataaaattcttagaGTTAAGGGCTGAGAAAACTTGTTTATACCCTTTATACTACCAGCCTCTTCTGAAGAACTTGCctattttatcattctctcaCTGACACCAGATAAATTCCCCTTAACGGAGTAACTAGTTAACGTTGTGAAGTCCGCTGGAGAGCCCACACAAACCTGagacactttttagttttctgtaaaagaaaactattgtgccgactttgtctgtccgtcagcacctTCTCTGtctgcccccagatcttaaaaactactgagacttgaggtctgcaaattgttatgttgatcatctaccctccaatcatcaaatatatcaaattgcagccctctagtctcagtagattttattttatttatggttaaagttagccataatcatgcatctggcaacgatctagggcatgccaccaccaggccgtggttaaagattcatgggtcgcggctcataccgcgacgaccgaaagatagatctattttcggtggccttgattacacgctgtacagaaaactcgattgcgctgaagagacttcggcgcattttttacttgtttagttacATAACTGCTGGCTAATATTCGCCGCTTGTTGAAATGTCTACGAAGACGTCACAGAATTCGTTCAGCGGTTACTAGCCTACGTTTATCATTCACTGACTACCGTTAGGTAATAGGTCTGTGGTTCTTCAAACTTCTTCGCGTCCTTGCCTAATTGAGCTGTGGTTGTCAAGGTTCCCTGAATCCTTACGTTGTTTTCCTAATAATATCTGGATATCCATTGAAGTTATTAAGAGTTTAAATCATCCCTTTAATTCATCGTAATTTTATCATGGTATCCATTGTTTTGTCTAATCGCTGACAGCGCGTGACACGTTGGGGAATTAGGCTTACGCCTGGTGTTTCCGGGGAATTAGGCGTTTGCCATTTCATTTGAGTAGATGAAATATCTAGTTGGCAAGGATTCAATGTACAACTGGTTGAGACTGTAAGTTACTTAACGCTCCTAAAAATATGCATGTAGCCGGAATATACAGATGATACAATGGTTGTagtcaaggtcctttaaatactCCCTGAGTATAATTAAAGGACCTTGGTTGTAATTAGGTATCTAGGCAAACATCCCGTAATTATATTGGCTATACATTGAAAACGTTccaaaaaattatgatgattaaagaAAACAGTCtagaatacattttctttttcacttttccctcttAGTACTTTGAATCTAAACAAAACTCTAAGGCAGCACGTTACTTTTTTTCCctttagtttatatattatagGAATATGTTATCTTTCTACACATAATCAATCATTACGGTGCCATACTTTAGCAAAGGGtttgaaaacactttttttttttttttagccatgcGCGGAGTCTTGTACACAAACCGAAGACCGAAGAGGTTAGGGAAGTCATTTTTTTCCTAATCTAACGGTTTTGGAATGATACGTTGAGAGAACTGTTAAGTAACGACTATCCTAATAgagtaattttgacttattttgaataaaactgttcttaaaaggtcaaaacaatgaaaatccCTGCCGAATCTATAGATATGAGCCTAGTGTTTGCTTGGCAAAGATTCTTTTCCTTGATACCGTTCTTACATGCATTTTCCTTTGCAGGATGATTCGATAACATTTACCAtagaaaaattatcttaaatatattcaaaatttagtTGCACCAGAGACCTTCTCTGGTTGCACACTAAGATTAAATGATGCAGCATCTTACCAAATGAAAGTTTGAGGGCATAGGTCTAGCCTTTGCAACCAAACTTCATTTTCGTGTTATTACCAAACTAAGAGACATCGgttgatgaaaaatgaattaaactaTGATTTTTACACATATTAATACAACTAATTTTACTTTGAATTGAATCACAGCTATTTTCTGAGTTGTTTACGTCATACTGAAATACTCCCCCGAGAGTGATGTTTCGCAATTTGATAATATACATTTTGCTGAACAACTCTAACGCTGTCTTTAtatgtttaaaactgaaaaactaatGGCGTAAACTCCATCCTGAAGGCCTACCTATGCAAAGGGTTCTTAATGACCGACAAAATACAACGGGTGCCCATATGCATCACAATAAGCTTAAAAGATGAGACTTGTTGACACGACCCAGCAACCTGTAGGCCTACCCCTACTAAGTATTTTTGATAACGAGtaagattttttactttatattttgtgtCATATTTAAGATTAATGATGTTctgattttaaaaaagaaatcgcCACTGCACAATAACATCCAGAAAATGTAAGACGTTAACTGAGAAAATGTCTGGTAGCCTACACATGTTACGGTGATGCATAGCCTACACCAGCGGTATTTTGTCAATCATTAAGAACTCTTTGTAGTAGGTAGGCCTGTCCGATGTTGTCTATGACGTCAACTCTTCAGGTTTTGGCATGTAAAAGCAGCGTTAGAgttatttaaaaacgaaaaatattttatcaaacgTGGTGTCTTACCGAAATTTCGGAAGGTTACGTTTGGGGAGCGAATTTCAGGACGACGTAAACAAACCGTAGAAAAACTTAACAGCGCAAACTTATGggtaaattaaaataagtatGCTTTGCTTACCTGCGAAATGTTCTTCCACTTTCTCTTGAAGAATTTCTGCAATTATAAGCGACACAACATACaattatggaaataatgaacgAATAAAATCGCTGGACACACTTCAAGGGTGCAAGCAGCGCCGACCTACAGGCTGTCGTACATCGAACTGCCCACCGTAGTACAGTACTAGCGAACAGATAAAATTTCTAGCTATTATTGATcctctatgatatatatatgtatatatatatatatatatatatatatatatatatatatatatatatatgtgtgtgtgtgtgtgtgtgtgtgtgtgtgtgtgtgtgtgtgtgtgtgtgtgtggtgcataCATTTGCACGTTGCAGTGCATTGGTGGGGAGTGTTGATGATGACGAAATATTTTCTCATCTGGTGATAAATTTTGTTGCCCTGACAGGACACCTGTTGACGAATGACCTGGCCAAAAAGTGCCTGGTGATCATCTGGCTCTACTCCATCCTCTGGACAGCGCCCCCACTTTTTGGGTGGTCCCAATATATCATGGAACCCTTCTCGGTTTCCTGCTCCATTGACTGGCACGATCGAAGTCCCTCCGGAATTGCATACAGTATTTGTAAGTGAATTCCTGTATCTCAGGAAGTAGAATGTAAGTTCAATTTAGTTAATGTGGTGTAAgaaggatttgcttcaaattctagcttttatttacattcaacatccacgcTTGACGTTGTGACTCTCTAGTTACTcacatttttcttccttcatatattccacattccttctctcctttatcttttcttcttttaattcttctattATTACAAGGTTCCTTTCTCATTCCTTCCCTTCTCATATTATACCTCTTTCTATCTCgctcctcttcttttttcttttctactccTGTTTCTCTGACATTATTCTCCCTGATGCCAGTTTTGTATTACTATATCCTCTGCATTTTCATCCACTACAGTTCATCCAATGTTCCTATGACTCACCCACCACCTCCACATCCATGCCTGTAAACCAATCACTTTTACAGTGACAATCAAATTACATGTCTAATTTAGGCTCTTTTCTGCTGGCATGAGATCAAAGGATTAATAGGCTAATAGTAAATTGTAATTGGTGGTTGTAGTCACTCGTTTACTCGTACTTGTCCAATTGTACTTAATTCACTAGAATATTATATAAGAGATTCTGCAACGATTCTACAGGCTTGGTTGTGTTCTGCTACATCGTGCAAGTGGCATTGCTAGTCTTCTGCTATCACGGGATCCTCACCAAGAGCCGTAAGTTGCAACTTCGACATCCAGAAACGGACCCAAAACTCAGCTTGCAAACCGAAGAGGAATTCATACAAGTAAGCAAGGCGCAatcgttttcatattttcatcgtAGATATCTCCTACTGTACAGTAGCCTACATGTACCATCCAGTTATCACTTCTGCTCTCTGGTGTTTGTTATCCACCCGgaaaaaaagtacaaagtatACAAGTCCTAGTCTCAATACCATACCAGAAGAGGAGAAGCATTACCATAATTTATACTTTAGCTACGGCGACATCACTAGACCGAATCTATGTCAACGGTCGGTTGACACAGCGCAAGGGAATCATTTTGTTCGTTACAGGCATGGAAAACAGACAGCCCTTCTCTGTGAGACAAAAAGAAATAGTTTTGTACTAATCCCCAGTTAACCAAAGAATAAAAACCATCAtgcaatataatttatttaatattaagaaacaaaGAACAATTTTCCTTGCCCTAAGTATGGAGGCTTTCTCTTCCGTAAGATCTCCCTGATGCTTGGCAGATGACgatttattttagaaaaacaaatgaagagataAGTCTAACGCCAAAAAGGAATGGCATAACATTTCTAGAAACTTGAACTGAGGGAATCTCAGATTTTCCTATATCTGCAGTCCTTAAATCTTAGTGAAGCAACGTCAAAACACTTTATAATGCTAACACTGCTCTCCCTTCCTCAGCCTTACAGCTTTAAATGCTGCGACTGCATATGCGTTTGTGAGGCCAGCTTCAAGAATGGGATAGAGACGCACGTACTGATGGTAAGGGTTCTCTTCGTTGCCTTCTTTTAACATATTGATTTAAGTAATCATTAGTTTCTGTGAAGTATTGttcattaaatgaatgaattgaattgagtatagaattttgggcaaaggccaagcactggggcctatgaggtcattcagcgctgaaatggaaattgacagaataaggtttgaaaggtgtaacagttaggaggaaaacctcgcagttgcactgtgaatcaattgttaggagagggtggagattaagatggaagagaatatgaaagaaggtacagtaaaaggaacgaaaggggttgcagctaggggccgaaggcacgctgcaaagaacctttaggtaatgcctacagtgcaccacacgaagtgcactgacggcactaaccgtcCTACGGGTTTTCATTAAATGGTGAATTCTAGTctcatataacaaaataaatcagGGTGGTACTTAACTAGGTGATCAGATGAATGACGCAACTCGTTGTTTTGTAGATATTTCATACTTTCAATTCTTACGTTATATCGGTTACGATCAAAGCTAAACTTTTCCTTCATTGTTCACTTTCTGCTCATTTAAACTCGttcaaagttttgaaatattatgaTATCTGACAATTATCCAGACACATGTCTCACTTCTGTGTCGCTCAGCGTCAGAAATCGCTAATGCTCTTGACAAACCCCTTTTGACATGAGTGAACCACTGAACACGAACCATATCTCAACAGATGAACCTCCTCATGGTTGTAAGTTTCCTCGTCTTCTGGACCCCATATGCAATCATCTCACTGGTATCCATCTTCAAGTCGGATCTCAAGGTATTCTGGTAAGTAGCGACTCATTCAGAGCGGCACGGAAGCCTTTCAAGAGGACTTCTTTGGCCTGTATGAATAGCAAGTTATgttcccccccgcccgcccccaccccccatccaCAACCTCGCCTCCGTTTGCTggatctttatttttatctagttGTGAGCAAATTTTTAGTTACAGCTGTCAGAACAGTGATGACATTTGTGACATGATTTTTAAACATTATGGCTGCTGAACCTACCTTTATATTTTAAGCAAATGACGATAGTTGTAGTTATCTTCAAACTATATAGATGTAATAACTGCACTTATAGTTAACTGTATATCTACAAGAAAATAACTTAATTCgcattcatcattattttctgatACCGAAATGCAGCcataatactttgtttacaaCAGACTGTTGTCAAAAGAGAGGTAACTTCATGTAACATTACGATGATGGGGGAAACATCCAGCTGGCAAATCATGTATGCAATAATTCTTCAActcaatcttcttttattttaggtATACCTTCCCCACGATCTTCGCCAAAACATCCTGCATGATGAACCCGATCATTTACGGCCTAAGTCATAAGCTGATCCGGAGAGAGCTGATTCGGTTCTTGAGATCTTGCTGCTGCAACAACCGAGAGCAGGCCAAGAGGGAGTTTGAAGAGTCCCAAAAGTAAGTTGGAGAGAGGTGAACATCCTTAGGGAGAGATGAGTCagattaattcttcttcttcttcttcttcttcttcttcttcttcttcttctgaagtaGGTGTGAATGGACGTACTGAAAACGACCTATGTGAAGTggggaaaaaaaagtaagataataGTCGACCTTACGGTCGGtacttgaaatgtaaaaattatgatgaaaatcagtggaaagtactgtaaaatgacaaaatgaaactCGTTAGAAGAAAAAAGCAATAAGAATAGCGAACAGATACTGCtatgaaatatgaagtaaaagatTCTCGTAATGTTTAGggacattaaaaattaaactagatcAAAAGTTTGTGACCAGTGGTTCCACACGTGGTCATAAAAAGCGCCAACGGCATTTTGAATGACAAAATCAGATAAGCCTGAATCCGAGGTCTTATATTTCTATAGAAATTTCTAATTTATTCTTGCAGTAGGACGTTAAACCTTTCAGCTTCTTAGATTGCCGTATCTTCTTCCGTGCGCCACGGGCCGTATCTTCGAACTTTCATGGACAAAGCTCTTTCTTTGTAACAGCTTGATGACCCACGAACGTTGAAGTGGGAATTAAGGAATAGACTTTCCAAGGACTCAGTCCAAGTTTTAATTTACTTCTACATCTGAACTTATTATTACCTGTGAATTCTGTCATTGATTTAATCAATGTCAACATATCATTAGTCTACGTTTATATTTCTCACCTGGACATATAATTGCTGAATAAAAACTATCAAATGATTGTTGCTTAATTTAGTAAAATTTCAGAGATAGGTAAACTCGTCTTTTCAGGCGCGTGGCTGAAGGTACCTACGACAAGGAAGGAATCTACGTCGGGAAAGTAAAAGTAGGTCTATGCGCCTGCAACGGATGTGTGATTGGACGACGTGAGGTAAGTTCTTCCGAGCACTCTTCTTTATTTACCGTAAAGGATTTTATTCAATTCATTATTATAAATGGGCTTCTTTTATTACTTACCTTGAGGGAGTTCTTTGTAATAAGGTATTCCCTTTTAGTTTCCCAGAAGAATACAACTTCATATGTGTGACTTAACTAGGAACCAATATTAAATGAATTACTGATCTTGTATGTACTGCATTGCTGATCAGAAGTTGGCAAATAATATACCAGCTTCAAtaaggaaagcaaaataaaatttgtccctcccccaaaaaaatgtCATATGCATTTGATATCAATGATAACGACAACAACAGTAGTAAAATGGCATTACTGGTTTTACTGATGTTCTCAAAGTCTTCTTTTCGTTGTTAATGAAAACGACAATAATTTCTCGAACATAGATAGTACTGGTCGTGTTTAGCATCCCAACCCAGAAGGATAATGAGACCTTTGAGTGCTTACTTTCTCTGTCCCTAAAAGACTCTACATGCGCAGATGGCAGTGCTGGCTCGACTCCAGAAGAGCCCCGTCAGCCGGTCCACGAACGGCGAGAACGGCGTGAGCTCGGAAGTCAACACCTGCGCCATAACCCTGGTGGACGACCTCCCTTCCATCAACGGCCCTGGCAATTCGGAGAGGCAACCGGAGGACAAAGAAAACCGGGAAAAAGGCGGCGCCGAAGCCGAAGACGAAGTCGGTATGGTCGAAGTCATTATGAGCCCAAAGGGATGGTCACCTTGCAGCCCCAATCAGCAGGAGTCTTCCTTCAACACTGCCCAAAGTAACGGGGTGCAGAAATGGGACACTTCTCTCGAAAATGGCCTTGAGGACAAGCCACAGGAGACCTCCGTTGGCGCCGAGATCATAAGGAATGCAACGACCCCCGATGGCAATGCAGACATTGAAGATGGACTCAGGAATTCTCACGTGACATTGTGTGAAATGACCAACGCCTCATCCATCCAAAATTCTGTCGCCTGAATCAAAGGCTGACCTCCTCTTTCTTGTGTGCCGTATATTATTCTCTGGATAGCATATCATTATGACACTAAACTTAGCCATCCCTAAATGTACAAACATTAGTTTTGTAACGGTTGGACCACTGCACTCATAATTATTTCTCTTACAGTTGCTCAGAGAGTGAAAGTCATTCGTGAAGAGTAGACTGAACGGTGGTAGGCTCCCTAAAGTTATTTATTATGATTCATAAGGATTTCAGcaacaccttttcctttatcttaAAAACCTCCAAGACGTCGAATCCAAATTCAATAGATCATAAAATTTGAACATTCCACACTCAAGCAAGTGCCGGAAAGCAGTCTCCTTGCATGCCTACGCAGAGCTAAATAACGAATGAAATCACAAGGAACGCAAAAGATATTGATAAATTCGTTAAATAAAAAGTCAGCTATGTTGTCACTGAGCTTTCGTTGTCATCTGTGCCACTCTTCTTCTCTAATTGCTAGTGAAGTCTCGTAGTCGTCAGTCACTGTCAGTCATAATATGTCATCTACCTCAACCGATTAAAAGCCTACCTGCTGCCTCCATCCAAGTGTACAAGTCTCCTTTTCGAAATAGATTCGATTCAAAACCAGTCACTCCACATATTTGTATCTGCATTCTTCCCATTTGAACCAGTTCCACACACCTTTCATCTTCAGCATCAAATCATTCGCTAAAAGGGAGGTGTCCCACCTGTACTATTTTATAGGAATATGCTATGTAcattgtatgtaaataaagacaaacacaGTCCATTCTTTTCCGCACTAATCATTTCAATGTTTAACCCAGGCACTTGCCAATACACTTATCTCTTTGTATTTGGAAGTGTTATATGTAAGCCAATGCTTTTGGTATAAGAGGTGGGTATAAAGCCTAATGTAAGCCATATGCTTTTGGTAGCTTTTGAATacaaggaaacatatatatatatatatatatatatatatatatatatatatatatatatatatatatatatatatatatatatatatatatatatatatatatatatatatatatatatatatatatatatatatatatatcatctctctTAAGAGAAATCCGTCAATTCTGTACAAgaaatttcatattacattagGCATTACATTATGTGTAGTTGGTGTACAGTAAAATATAAGGAGTGttatattttaactaaatattgctgaaataaaaaaaataaactggtgtTTAGTAAGTTCATGTTGAACAGCAACTGATGTCTGTCCATCCAAAAAGTAAACAATAGACTTAAGtcacattattatatatgtgtagttCAAAATAACATGCATTTGCATAACCAAAAACTCACCTTATTAGATTTCAGTACAGGGCACTTATTCCAAAACAAACTTACAACCCTAAGAGAACAACCTACGAAACAGCAGACAGGGACGTCCCAACAACCACAACCCAACTCTACCAAAGCTGCCATGAACTCTCTCCTGATCACTCTCCCTTCACCTATACCAACCATTTCCCATCTTTACCTTTACAAACCCCCACCCAAGCCCCAAAACCACAATAAAGTACATAATATTGATCAAAACCCATTGTTAGGGCGACAGCTGAAAACATAGGTTGGTAACATTCAACAAGAAAATGTTTGCCTTACTTTCTTAGATTTGGCTGTCATTGATCAAAAATTAGTAAATGGCCCTTTCAATTAATGATCCAGAAATCTGCCTCCTCTTAACACAGAAGACAGAATTAAAAGGAAACTAACAATAAAGTTGCTTgatctatttttttcataatcattctcTTTTGCTATCGACATCACCAAGTTTTGTTGCCTTTGCAATCCCCGCAAATCTGGCTCGGTTCTGTTGTCCACTTCGAAGTTGTTCTCTAACTCTCAGTTCATGCCAAGTATTCCATAATGTTCTTCAGATCTGTCAGATATactaaaaatttttgttataatatttctcGCTGTTGGGTCTCTTGCGTTCCTAGTTATGACGTCCTTTACTACATTTTTACAGTAGACTTTTTAGCAACATGAcctaattatcttttttcttcttcttcttcttcttctgtttctttggcATGACTCTCGGTAAATAATGTTTCTCTCATTACCcacattcattgctttctttATATCTTGGTGAACAAGTAAAGCCCTCACTTTTGCATCTTGAGTAGTGTTTCTCGCTTGTTTGCCGATGCCTTTGTAAATCATAGCTTCCAGGAAAGTTAGAATGCCTTCATAAAAATTTACTCGttgttttctctcattaatttacTAGATACCACACATCTGCTACTTccataataaaatagaattacgGAGGAGACCTTCCCTGTAAACAgatttagttataaatgatttgtttaaccagacctctgtaAACAGAAttacataataagaaataaaacgagTTTGTCTTCCCTCCACTTGGTGTTTGGAAACCCAGTATAACCTCAGAccaatggaaaaaaatacaactgaTATTTTGTACTGTAGTTGAATAGATATAATTAAATTAAGTCTATTTTGTTCCAGAGAGAAACGATATAATCATGGTGTGTCTGTTGTCATATAAATTGctgtttaaagaattatttactcaaataaatataaggtgcaaatttgtttcatttaagcCTACAGATAGTACATTTTCTACATGGTACTCTTACCAGCAACTTGAAAAGATATTTCCTCAAGTCATCTGAGGAGACTGAGTAATATGAACTGCACCTCCATCCTGACAGCAAACCTCTTTTATGAATGCATTGCTGTAAAAgcagattaataaaatataccaatgcctttttaatctttttatgaaTCCTGAAGTTTGTGCTTTGTCACAGAAGTGCAGACTTTGAAAGAAGTTCCTAATTCCTCTCCTTAGAAGAAAAATCTTTCCAGCTTTCTCCATCATATCAAACTGAAGGGAAGAGCTTGATGACATCACTCTCGAGAATAATTTGACACCTGCAACATGTAATCCAATTCGGTAGGCCTACATTCAGCGATCACAGACTGTTGGCAATGAGAATTGATTCCATGGTAGATTTTACTCTTCCATTACTGGCTACTAAAGACCCAGCAAGAGTAAAATCAATTCCTTTTCGAGGATTAGAAAGCTGATTTGTCCCTCAAAAGGCTGCCGAGAGAGACCCAGTGATATGAAAGGATGGTAAATTAACTCAGAATAAAACCTCACctcaaaacaaaattatcttaGTTCATGTTGTTTAGAGAGTAAGGAAGAACTTAAGACTGCTGTACTTATTAACTTCTCATTGTCAACAACACTCACGGAGATCGTTTGGATGAACTATCAAgttattatcttgaaaatatcCTAGTACGTAATATTGTACTTTATACTTTCAAGAGCTCAGTGAAGTAAATTTATCATTCATATCACCCAAGTTTGGATCCCTGGCACTGCAGGGAACCAAaacagttttatgtaattttgaccCTTACCTCcctaaaaaaggaagaaatatccTTCATTTGTACTTCTGACTTACACTTGAGTTTATTAAACATCCAAACATACCGATTCCTAGGACACTTCCTTGGAGGTTTGTTTCCTACGATtgctgaagaaattttttttgtcttcaggACTAAACATCTTTACCATTTGTAAAGTCAAAAAGGTTCAGATTGATTTGCAGCaggaattttctttcattttgattacaAGGCTCAAGAGTTAAACCACTTGTCTCCATTTCCCTGAGAGTTCTACTGTGTCACACAGCTTAAATCTGTATTCATATTACAAAAAGGTTGGTCCAGGATGCACTCCTGCTCTAAAGAAGACCactaagagaagagaaaaaatgcagtaattttcCAACACATAATAACTGCCTTACGAGATCTGAATAAACACCTTGCCTTTAGTCCGTCTATATAAGACCTAGCTCTGAGGGAAAGGTTTGACAATGTTTTCCCCTCACTGAACAATGTCTGTGCAATAACTCAGCTCAAAGGGCAGAGAGCCATGCCATTCAACCCCATTTCATTCATCTTCTAAGAGTAATCTAAATCACTTTCAACTATGCGCTTGGGTTACAAAACATGGTTGAGTCCTAACAGGGGGAGGAAGGATGGAGCAGCAGGACAAAATTTGAAATCTCACTAATTTAATAGGAGTTTAGAATGATTATGTACTTAGGACCAAGTTATGAGCAGAATCTACGCAGTTGCTCTCTGAAGTCCCACCCACAAGGTGCTAGGAGTCTTGGGGTGTGTAACTGTGCTGAATTTGTAGGCAATGTGTTTAAAAACACCAACAgatcattaaattttatataaaacatatacagggTAAGTACAAATTCTTTCAGTGTTAAGAGAGAGACTTCTATAATCAGTACATTTGCCAAACCCAAGTGATGTTTTGACTTAACAGAATACTTTTAACATATGATGACAGCCCAAAACTCAGAAAGATGTTTCAACATTTCCTTGATTCAAGAAAGATGGCCCAACATTTTTCTGgtcattcattaataataacaaactctGCTTGTATTCTTTAAAAACCATTTGATTACATCTGCGACTTTCTctcccagtaaaaaaaataaatttccaattaACGTCTAGA includes:
- the LOC136829449 gene encoding rhodopsin, G0-coupled-like isoform X2; its protein translation is MNDVSKPEELEAFSSTTNSTSVEWDSQEELQTPVAPVPRSIHLFIAVYLTFIGLSSTIGNSMFVMVLRRRLRALCDGQTILLLNTAFCDLGISLTGYPYTTISAYVGRWIWGDTMCRISGFLCFTLNEIQMNTLVFIAIFRYVIVCRPQFRHLLTNDLAKKCLVIIWLYSILWTAPPLFGWSQYIMEPFSVSCSIDWHDRSPSGIAYSICLVVFCYIVQVALLVFCYHGILTKSRKLQLRHPETDPKLSLQTEEEFIQPYSFKCCDCICVCEASFKNGIETHVLMMNLLMVVSFLVFWTPYAIISLVSIFKSDLKVFWYTFPTIFAKTSCMMNPIIYGLSHKLIRRELIRFLRSCCCNNREQAKREFEESQKRVAEGTYDKEGIYVGKVKVGLCACNGCVIGRREMAVLARLQKSPVSRSTNGENGVSSEVNTCAITLVDDLPSINGPGNSERQPEDKENREKGGAEAEDEVGMVEVIMSPKGWSPCSPNQQESSFNTAQSNGVQKWDTSLENGLEDKPQETSVGAEIIRNATTPDGNADIEDGLRNSHVTLCEMTNASSIQNSVA
- the LOC136829449 gene encoding rhodopsin, G0-coupled-like isoform X1; translated protein: MNDVSKPEELEAFSSTTNSTSVEWDSQEELQTPVAPVPRSIHLFIAVYLTFIGLSSTIGNSMFVMVLRRRLRALCDGQTILLLNTAFCDLGISLTGYPYTTISAYVGRWIWGDTMCRISGFLCFTLNEIQMNTLVFIAIFRYVIVCRPQFRHLLTNDLAKKCLVIIWLYSILWTAPPLFGWSQYIMEPFSVSCSIDWHDRSPSGIAYSICLVVFCYIVQVALLVFCYHGILTKSRKLQLRHPETDPKLSLQTEEEFIQPYSFKCCDCICVCEASFKNGIETHVLMMNLLMVVSFLVFWTPYAIISLVSIFKSDLKVFWYTFPTIFAKTSCMMNPIIYGLSHKLIRRELIRFLRSCCCNNREQAKREFEESQKRVAEGTYDKEGIYVGKVKVGLCACNGCVIGRRETLHAQMAVLARLQKSPVSRSTNGENGVSSEVNTCAITLVDDLPSINGPGNSERQPEDKENREKGGAEAEDEVGMVEVIMSPKGWSPCSPNQQESSFNTAQSNGVQKWDTSLENGLEDKPQETSVGAEIIRNATTPDGNADIEDGLRNSHVTLCEMTNASSIQNSVA